The Echinicola rosea genome has a segment encoding these proteins:
- a CDS encoding FecR family protein: protein MEDSKLIKHIIEETDQVENQEIQEWIQAHPDHRKRYQRVQYIWEKSLSLKPSKHISTEDAWKTFQKRKSHKPKEVSFSSWYRIAATVSVFLVAAFAYVRFMEPDNALLSNLHLAASQKPVTDTLYDGSVITLNKSSKLSFNQSILKKSRNAELIDGEAFFQIARNERKPFQVQVGKATVTVLGTKFNIKKQEEQIEVILQSGSVQVNYEDEVRILKPGDRLLINQVKGVLTSSAVEDKLYNYYVGDYFEAHQTPLWRVIEVLNEAYGANIVLLDERLRNLPLTTTFKNDSLENNLEVLKATFGLTVIRKPDRIIIK, encoded by the coding sequence ATGGAAGATAGTAAGTTGATAAAACATATCATTGAGGAGACTGATCAAGTGGAGAATCAGGAGATCCAGGAATGGATCCAGGCACATCCCGATCATAGGAAGCGGTATCAGCGTGTCCAATACATTTGGGAAAAAAGCCTCAGCCTGAAGCCCTCCAAGCATATCAGTACAGAAGATGCTTGGAAGACTTTCCAGAAAAGAAAATCCCATAAGCCAAAGGAAGTTAGCTTCTCTTCGTGGTACCGAATAGCCGCGACGGTAAGCGTTTTCTTGGTAGCAGCATTTGCTTACGTGCGCTTTATGGAACCTGACAACGCACTACTATCCAATCTCCACTTGGCTGCCAGCCAAAAGCCTGTTACCGATACCCTTTATGACGGCAGCGTCATCACGTTAAATAAGTCCAGTAAATTATCATTTAATCAGTCCATCCTAAAGAAGTCTAGAAATGCCGAATTGATCGACGGCGAGGCTTTTTTTCAAATCGCCAGAAACGAACGTAAACCTTTCCAAGTACAGGTAGGAAAAGCTACCGTTACTGTCTTGGGCACGAAGTTCAATATCAAAAAACAAGAGGAACAGATCGAAGTCATCCTTCAGTCCGGATCCGTGCAAGTGAATTATGAGGACGAAGTCCGTATCCTAAAACCTGGCGACCGTCTGCTGATCAATCAGGTAAAAGGGGTTTTGACCAGCAGTGCTGTCGAGGACAAATTATACAACTATTATGTAGGAGATTATTTTGAAGCTCACCAGACTCCGCTCTGGCGTGTGATAGAGGTATTGAATGAGGCATATGGAGCCAATATTGTCCTTTTGGATGAACGCTTGCGTAATTTACCATTAACGACTACCTTCAAAAACGATTCGTTGGAAAACAACCTCGAAGTGCTCAAAGCTACTTTTGGCCTAACGGTAATCAGAAAACCTGACAGAATCATTATTAAATAA
- a CDS encoding RNA polymerase sigma-70 factor has translation MEYSSENTICAPIDEELFESTFKSHFQALYAYACMLVKDEDEAEEIVQTVFLKIWEKRENIAITSSLKAYLYQMVYRDSMNHLRHQKVKQKHQNITLHEANDNGIQLDEGHEGELMEVLKKALQDLPEKCRKVFLLSRYESLKYQEIADRLGISVKTVETHMSKALKHLRIELADFLPILFILFTNS, from the coding sequence GTGGAATATTCTTCGGAAAATACGATATGTGCACCGATAGATGAGGAACTGTTTGAATCGACGTTCAAAAGTCATTTTCAGGCATTGTACGCGTATGCCTGCATGCTGGTGAAAGATGAAGATGAAGCAGAGGAGATCGTCCAGACGGTATTTCTGAAAATATGGGAAAAAAGGGAAAATATCGCTATTACATCTTCGCTCAAGGCCTATCTCTACCAAATGGTCTATAGGGATAGCATGAATCATCTTAGGCATCAAAAAGTGAAACAAAAGCACCAGAATATCACCCTGCACGAAGCCAATGACAATGGCATCCAACTGGATGAAGGCCATGAAGGTGAACTAATGGAAGTCCTCAAAAAAGCCCTGCAAGACTTGCCCGAAAAGTGTCGAAAGGTGTTTTTATTGAGCAGGTATGAATCCTTAAAATACCAGGAAATCGCTGATCGGCTAGGCATATCCGTAAAAACCGTGGAAACCCATATGAGCAAAGCATTAAAGCACCTCAGGATAGAACTGGCAGACTTCCTTCCTATCCTATTTATCTTGTTTACCAATAGTTGA
- a CDS encoding MBL fold metallo-hydrolase: MSLKAQFGASLRKKDLEKFKNSPAWKDKKFHNLSPTLMGFSLGSLPEVLKDNFSKRKSKMPQEVLPVKKFDKAKFEKSDLNPKFVWYGHSVLLLQLAGKNILIDPMFGDDASPIAPIRTKRFSNGTLELIDTLPPIDAILITHDHYDHLDLVSIKKLIPRVKNWFVALGVSRHLVKWGLDENLITELDWWDRVKLGDIDITYTPSRHFSGRGAFDRAQSLWGGFIFKTAHHSIYHSGDGGYDTHFKSIGEQFGPFDLMFVECGQYYKHWAQIHMFPEQSVQAGIDAKAKILVPIHWGGFGLAPHDWKEPIERFVNAAKEKSQPVITPELGEIWTLEDKLKINPWWENYD, from the coding sequence ATGTCATTAAAAGCACAATTCGGGGCATCATTACGCAAAAAAGACTTAGAAAAATTCAAAAACTCCCCTGCTTGGAAGGATAAAAAATTCCATAACCTCTCTCCCACCCTTATGGGTTTTAGCCTTGGGAGCCTCCCGGAAGTACTCAAGGACAACTTTTCCAAAAGAAAATCAAAAATGCCCCAAGAGGTATTACCCGTTAAAAAATTTGATAAAGCGAAGTTCGAAAAAAGTGACCTAAATCCAAAATTCGTATGGTACGGGCACTCCGTTCTGTTGCTCCAACTTGCAGGAAAGAACATTTTAATTGATCCCATGTTTGGTGATGATGCCTCTCCCATCGCGCCGATAAGAACAAAACGCTTCAGCAACGGCACCTTGGAGCTGATCGATACATTACCGCCTATTGATGCTATTCTAATTACCCATGATCATTACGATCACTTAGATCTGGTAAGCATAAAAAAACTTATTCCGCGCGTAAAAAACTGGTTTGTAGCCTTGGGTGTATCCAGGCACTTGGTAAAGTGGGGATTGGATGAAAACTTGATTACGGAGTTGGATTGGTGGGATCGTGTCAAATTGGGTGACATCGACATTACCTATACCCCAAGCCGGCATTTTTCGGGTAGAGGAGCATTTGACCGAGCCCAATCACTTTGGGGAGGATTTATCTTCAAAACTGCCCATCATTCCATTTATCACAGTGGTGATGGAGGCTATGATACCCATTTTAAATCCATAGGAGAACAGTTTGGTCCATTCGACCTGATGTTTGTGGAGTGTGGACAATATTACAAACATTGGGCACAGATACACATGTTTCCAGAGCAGAGTGTGCAGGCAGGAATAGATGCCAAGGCCAAAATCTTAGTACCGATCCATTGGGGTGGATTTGGCCTCGCTCCCCACGATTGGAAAGAACCGATCGAACGCTTTGTAAACGCTGCAAAAGAAAAGTCCCAACCAGTCATTACACCGGAATTGGGAGAAATTTGGACATTAGAGGATAAACTAAAAATCAATCCATGGTGGGAAAACTATGATTAG
- a CDS encoding ABC transporter ATP-binding protein, whose product MIDLNLRKTLASDGAAMVLDIQLAIAKGQFITLFGPSGSGKTSTLRLISGLMKPDDGYMTVAGECWVDSAKNLHVPPGKRKLGYLFQDYALFPNMTVKENIVFALADPKDTDFLMELLESMDLVPFADFRPSQLSGGQQQRAALARALAVKPDILLLDEPLSALDHAMRKKLQGYILSIHQKYALTTILVSHDVGEILKLSDSVIEMNNGKIQRKCTPKELFGNGLTSAKFQFHGEVIAIHKEDVVYIIHIKIGSELVKVVCDMDEGKSLNLGDKVMVGSKAFNPLIKKI is encoded by the coding sequence ATGATCGATTTAAACCTCCGAAAAACATTGGCATCTGATGGTGCAGCCATGGTACTGGACATCCAGCTTGCTATAGCCAAAGGACAGTTTATCACCTTGTTTGGTCCTTCTGGATCAGGAAAAACCTCTACCTTAAGGTTGATCAGTGGTCTAATGAAACCAGATGATGGATACATGACGGTAGCAGGTGAGTGTTGGGTTGATTCCGCAAAGAATCTCCATGTCCCTCCCGGAAAACGTAAACTGGGGTACTTGTTCCAAGATTATGCCCTTTTCCCAAACATGACCGTAAAGGAAAATATCGTCTTTGCCCTTGCTGATCCAAAGGACACGGACTTTTTGATGGAGCTGCTGGAGAGCATGGACCTCGTACCATTCGCGGACTTTCGTCCATCACAACTATCAGGAGGACAACAGCAGCGTGCGGCATTGGCCAGGGCACTGGCAGTAAAGCCTGATATTCTATTGTTGGATGAGCCCCTATCCGCCCTGGACCACGCCATGAGAAAAAAACTCCAGGGATATATTCTCTCCATTCACCAAAAGTATGCCCTTACTACTATTTTGGTAAGTCATGATGTGGGTGAAATCCTTAAATTATCGGATAGTGTCATCGAAATGAACAATGGTAAAATACAGCGTAAATGCACACCGAAGGAGCTGTTTGGTAACGGTCTCACCAGTGCCAAGTTCCAGTTTCATGGAGAAGTCATCGCCATTCACAAGGAAGATGTTGTGTATATTATTCATATCAAAATAGGAAGTGAATTGGTAAAAGTAGTATGTGATATGGATGAAGGCAAAAGCCTAAATTTAGGCGATAAAGTAATGGTTGGCTCCAAGGCATTCAATCCATTGATCAAAAAGATATAA
- the modB gene encoding molybdate ABC transporter permease subunit, translated as MNWFPIILTLRLALITTLVLFIVALPLAYWLSETRIKAKPVVEALVSMPLVLPPTVLGFYLLVAFSPQNTFGSWLDDVFGLKLVFTFSGLVVASCIYSLPFMVQPLQSGLSSISPSMKEAAVILGKSRWTILRRVLLPNIKPAVLSACILTFAHTMGEFGVVLMIGGNIPERTKVASIAVYDEVESLNYAAANHYSIILVLLSFVTLLCVYLYNGGYFKQFTK; from the coding sequence ATGAATTGGTTTCCCATTATATTGACCCTAAGGTTAGCCTTGATCACCACTTTAGTGCTCTTTATCGTTGCATTGCCACTGGCATATTGGCTATCGGAAACGCGTATCAAGGCCAAACCTGTCGTGGAAGCCCTTGTCAGCATGCCTTTGGTATTGCCCCCAACGGTCTTGGGATTTTATTTGCTGGTGGCCTTCAGTCCTCAAAATACCTTTGGAAGCTGGCTGGACGATGTTTTTGGGCTTAAACTTGTATTTACCTTTTCAGGATTAGTGGTTGCTTCCTGCATTTATAGTCTGCCATTTATGGTGCAGCCGCTACAATCTGGTTTGTCGAGCATTTCGCCCAGTATGAAAGAAGCTGCGGTTATACTGGGTAAAAGTAGATGGACCATCCTCAGAAGGGTACTGCTGCCCAATATAAAACCCGCTGTCCTTAGCGCATGTATTCTTACTTTTGCCCATACCATGGGTGAATTCGGGGTAGTTTTGATGATCGGAGGTAACATTCCTGAAAGGACAAAAGTAGCTTCCATTGCGGTTTATGACGAGGTGGAAAGCCTAAATTATGCTGCTGCAAACCACTATTCCATCATTTTAGTGTTATTGTCTTTTGTTACACTTCTCTGCGTTTACCTGTACAACGGCGGCTATTTCAAACAATTCACCAAATGA
- a CDS encoding TOBE domain-containing protein, with translation MNQLTGHIKEIISSGQMSIVTIQLAGQVEMQSLVIDTPASAPYLKEGTPIQVLFKETETIIGTAGHSGLSIENRISGKILEIKKGKLLSRLSINTSCGNLVALISSTSAVLEALTPGMTITAMVKSNEVILAPLA, from the coding sequence ATGAATCAACTTACAGGACATATCAAGGAAATCATCAGTAGTGGACAAATGTCCATTGTGACGATACAGTTAGCGGGACAAGTTGAAATGCAGTCTTTGGTCATCGACACCCCTGCTTCTGCTCCTTACCTTAAAGAAGGTACACCTATTCAAGTACTTTTTAAAGAAACGGAAACCATTATTGGAACTGCAGGACATTCAGGTTTGAGCATTGAGAACAGGATATCAGGAAAAATCCTGGAGATCAAAAAAGGGAAATTACTTAGCAGGTTATCCATCAACACGTCTTGCGGCAATCTTGTGGCCCTTATCAGCAGCACATCTGCTGTTTTGGAAGCATTGACACCGGGCATGACGATCACCGCTATGGTAAAATCCAATGAAGTTATTCTAGCTCCGCTTGCATGA
- the modA gene encoding molybdate ABC transporter substrate-binding protein, with protein MKPIHYLLLVVMALTGCQAGNNEKVTIATAANMQFAMEALIKAFEAESGIACQMVVSSSGKLTAQIKGGAPYDIFVAANVKYPKAIHDAGLASAPPKIYAHGALVLWTLDDELSPSLEMLSDPNISHIAIANPKTAPYGLAAMEVLKKNKLAEVLNDKLVFGESISQTNQYILSKSAEMGFTSLSVVKSPRMIGKGKWFFLNEGDYSPIKQAAVIIKRNESENSGAIHFYEYLFTEEAQKILKEYGYQMPR; from the coding sequence ATGAAACCCATTCACTATTTACTGCTGGTCGTGATGGCCTTGACCGGTTGTCAAGCTGGGAATAACGAAAAAGTCACCATTGCCACAGCGGCCAATATGCAATTTGCCATGGAAGCACTGATAAAAGCCTTCGAAGCCGAATCGGGTATTGCCTGTCAAATGGTAGTCAGCAGTTCCGGTAAATTGACCGCGCAGATCAAAGGGGGTGCACCTTACGATATATTTGTTGCGGCCAATGTAAAATACCCCAAAGCCATCCATGACGCTGGACTGGCAAGCGCTCCTCCAAAAATATATGCCCATGGGGCACTGGTCCTGTGGACGCTGGACGATGAGCTCAGCCCCAGCCTAGAAATGCTGTCTGATCCGAACATTAGCCATATTGCTATCGCCAATCCCAAAACAGCACCATATGGTTTGGCAGCGATGGAGGTGCTGAAAAAGAACAAGCTGGCGGAAGTGCTCAACGATAAACTGGTATTTGGGGAAAGTATCTCACAGACCAACCAGTATATATTGTCCAAATCCGCTGAAATGGGGTTCACGTCACTTTCCGTGGTCAAATCTCCAAGGATGATCGGAAAGGGAAAGTGGTTTTTTTTGAATGAGGGTGATTACAGCCCCATCAAGCAAGCTGCGGTGATCATCAAACGAAATGAAAGTGAAAATAGTGGAGCAATACACTTTTATGAATACCTATTTACGGAGGAAGCCCAAAAAATATTAAAGGAATATGGCTATCAAATGCCACGCTGA
- a CDS encoding response regulator produces the protein MQFKASLQIPLFFSDDSLKKWLEMARLTSNSHAVALEIYDGSKYRLISSIGLKEDQKDRYEVIVADRINKKATQPEDRPIPIRSMPDGQYYYRLNAIAVHKKIEAYLLLFFSEEVKLKPKQQNSLLFIANTIGGLLDDIIEKPSPTGAVLPKRNLEAIYHKTNEVARVGGWEMDCTTNALFWTDITREIHEVENDFIPTLENAFDFFDTEESQHVIEEAVTLARKENKPYDLELKLITAKGNRIWVRTIGEPKFEDGKCIRIFGTIQDITMAKIAEENIINTKKLLEDVLNTSTDVAIISTDAKGIIRLFNKGAEKMLGYTAAEMIGIGTPEVFHCKEEIRKQVHQLKEKYDKEIDERLAFVYEARIAGSESKEWTYIHKDKRRISVKLTLTPMKDDHGEINGYLGVATDITEEKNAAKKLLIERARLKSFVKHVPASVAMLDNELKFVAYSDRWLEMYGLEGQDIIGKCYYDIFTNTSDRWKEIHKRGLSGKVICCDEDVWRPDGWSYDQYVRWEIRPWYYSKDDIGGILMLTEDVTEARLQRGDLEKSKLHAEQANRAKSEFLANMSHEIRTPLNGIIGFSDLVLKTELHERQEQYLTIVNQSANSLLNIINDILDFSKIEAGKLDLDLERNDLYELAEQASDIITYVIHQKGLEMLLNISPNIPRYAWIDSVRLKQILVNLLSNASKFTDTGEVELKITPLTKINHNGEMGIRFSVRDTGVGIKADKQDKIFEAFTQEDVSTTKKYGGTGLGLTISNRLLELMGSKLQLTSQSGKGSTFYFDLNVKCEDGLPTPQAYDLNLQRVLIVDDNANNRMIIERMLALKSIQTDQAKNGFEAIQKLVDGERYDVILLDFQMPYLNGIDTARKIRGNFEKQPIVFLHSSSEDKKISEASKELNIPLRLIKPIKMQEMYDTLLKVQQNSHGNTRPSKNKNDYESLLLNGKNTILIVEDNAINLLLGKTVIHNISPDTTVMEANNGKQALERMEERLPNLILMDVQMPEMNGYEATKVIRETYKNENILIFALTAGNLKGERERCLEAGMDDFIAKPFVEADLIRLLEKWNFSTASTEQNEHPITSSAPALFDIQKLQQVMGFKDMKDPIFRQLLTISKKELLKTKDKLEMLPGSENPDLSKIAHKLYSSANSLCMEQLASISAKLEREAISQASTQLLDELNSEAITEINNRLADLEMYLNHQ, from the coding sequence ATGCAATTTAAAGCGTCCTTACAGATACCTCTCTTTTTTTCCGATGATTCACTTAAGAAATGGCTAGAGATGGCCAGGCTTACCTCCAATAGTCATGCGGTGGCCTTGGAGATATATGACGGAAGTAAATATAGGCTCATTAGTTCCATTGGATTAAAAGAAGATCAAAAGGATAGATATGAGGTCATTGTCGCAGATCGAATAAACAAAAAAGCAACGCAACCAGAAGATCGGCCTATTCCTATCAGATCCATGCCTGATGGACAATATTACTACCGATTGAATGCAATAGCGGTACATAAAAAAATCGAGGCCTATTTGCTCCTATTCTTTTCTGAAGAGGTAAAACTTAAGCCAAAACAGCAAAACTCCCTGCTATTCATCGCCAACACAATAGGTGGATTGCTGGATGATATCATAGAGAAACCCAGTCCAACAGGAGCAGTCCTCCCTAAAAGGAATCTTGAAGCAATATATCACAAGACAAATGAAGTGGCGCGTGTTGGTGGATGGGAAATGGATTGTACCACCAATGCACTTTTTTGGACAGACATCACTCGTGAAATCCATGAGGTGGAAAATGATTTCATACCGACATTGGAGAATGCGTTTGATTTTTTCGATACGGAAGAATCCCAACACGTGATAGAGGAGGCGGTTACCCTTGCCCGAAAGGAGAATAAACCGTATGACCTGGAATTAAAGCTGATAACAGCTAAAGGAAACCGAATATGGGTAAGAACCATTGGCGAACCAAAATTTGAAGACGGAAAATGTATCCGGATATTCGGTACGATACAAGATATCACAATGGCCAAAATCGCCGAAGAGAATATCATCAATACTAAAAAACTCCTAGAGGATGTCCTGAATACCTCTACAGATGTGGCCATTATTTCTACAGACGCCAAAGGCATCATTAGACTTTTTAACAAAGGAGCGGAAAAGATGCTAGGCTATACTGCTGCTGAGATGATCGGCATAGGTACGCCCGAAGTATTCCATTGTAAAGAAGAAATCCGAAAACAAGTCCATCAGCTAAAAGAAAAATACGATAAGGAAATTGACGAAAGATTGGCCTTTGTCTATGAAGCAAGGATCGCAGGATCGGAATCCAAAGAGTGGACATACATCCATAAAGACAAGCGCCGTATCTCGGTAAAACTCACATTGACTCCCATGAAGGACGATCATGGAGAGATCAATGGCTATTTGGGTGTGGCCACTGATATTACGGAGGAGAAAAATGCTGCCAAGAAACTCTTGATCGAACGGGCAAGGCTAAAATCTTTTGTCAAGCATGTTCCCGCCTCAGTCGCCATGCTTGACAATGAATTGAAATTTGTGGCCTACAGTGACAGGTGGTTGGAAATGTATGGACTGGAAGGACAGGATATTATAGGAAAATGTTACTATGACATCTTCACAAACACCTCTGATCGATGGAAAGAAATCCATAAACGAGGCCTAAGCGGGAAAGTTATCTGCTGTGACGAAGATGTCTGGCGGCCAGACGGTTGGTCATATGACCAGTACGTAAGATGGGAGATAAGACCTTGGTATTATTCAAAAGATGATATTGGAGGGATATTAATGCTCACTGAAGACGTCACCGAAGCTCGTCTTCAGCGAGGTGATCTCGAAAAATCAAAGCTTCATGCCGAACAAGCGAACAGGGCAAAATCAGAATTCCTTGCCAATATGAGCCATGAAATCCGTACCCCTCTCAATGGGATCATTGGATTTAGTGATTTGGTCTTAAAAACAGAGCTCCATGAAAGGCAAGAACAATACCTAACGATTGTCAACCAGTCTGCCAACTCGCTCCTAAACATCATTAACGATATATTGGATTTTTCCAAAATCGAAGCAGGCAAACTCGACTTGGACTTGGAACGGAATGACCTGTACGAACTGGCAGAACAAGCCAGCGATATCATCACCTATGTCATCCATCAGAAGGGCTTGGAAATGTTGCTCAACATTTCTCCCAATATTCCTCGATATGCTTGGATTGACAGTGTGCGGTTAAAGCAGATATTGGTGAATTTACTTAGCAATGCCTCTAAATTTACCGATACGGGAGAGGTAGAACTCAAAATCACCCCGCTAACAAAAATAAATCACAATGGGGAAATGGGCATCCGGTTTTCCGTCCGTGATACGGGCGTAGGCATCAAGGCCGATAAGCAGGACAAAATATTCGAGGCGTTTACCCAAGAGGATGTCAGCACCACCAAAAAGTACGGGGGAACAGGACTTGGGCTTACCATTTCCAATCGTTTGTTGGAATTAATGGGAAGCAAGCTACAGCTGACCAGTCAGTCAGGAAAAGGAAGTACGTTTTATTTTGACCTTAACGTCAAATGTGAAGATGGACTCCCTACCCCTCAGGCCTATGACCTTAATTTACAGCGGGTCTTGATTGTGGATGATAATGCCAACAACCGCATGATCATAGAGCGGATGCTGGCCCTAAAAAGCATTCAAACAGATCAGGCCAAAAATGGTTTTGAAGCGATCCAGAAATTAGTGGATGGGGAACGCTATGATGTCATCCTTTTAGATTTTCAAATGCCCTATCTCAATGGAATCGATACCGCAAGAAAAATACGGGGAAATTTTGAAAAGCAGCCTATCGTGTTTCTTCACAGCTCTTCTGAGGATAAGAAAATCAGTGAAGCATCCAAAGAGCTGAACATTCCGCTGCGATTGATCAAGCCGATCAAAATGCAGGAAATGTATGACACGCTTCTCAAAGTACAACAAAACAGCCATGGTAATACCAGACCATCTAAAAATAAAAATGACTATGAAAGTCTACTGCTCAACGGGAAAAACACCATTTTAATTGTCGAAGACAATGCCATCAACCTGCTATTAGGAAAAACCGTCATTCATAATATCTCCCCTGATACCACTGTAATGGAAGCAAACAACGGTAAGCAAGCCTTGGAACGGATGGAAGAACGCCTGCCAAATTTGATTTTGATGGATGTACAAATGCCTGAAATGAACGGTTATGAAGCCACAAAGGTAATCAGGGAAACTTATAAAAATGAGAACATATTGATCTTTGCCCTTACTGCGGGAAACTTAAAAGGAGAACGAGAAAGGTGCCTCGAAGCGGGAATGGATGATTTTATTGCAAAGCCATTTGTAGAGGCAGACCTTATCCGTCTCTTGGAAAAATGGAATTTTTCCACAGCTTCCACTGAGCAAAACGAACACCCCATTACTTCTTCAGCCCCTGCGCTATTTGACATCCAAAAGTTACAGCAAGTGATGGGATTCAAAGACATGAAAGACCCTATATTCAGGCAATTGCTAACCATAAGTAAGAAAGAACTTTTAAAAACAAAAGACAAATTGGAAATGCTTCCTGGATCAGAAAACCCTGATCTTTCCAAAATTGCCCATAAGCTTTACAGTTCGGCCAATTCACTGTGCATGGAGCAGCTGGCCAGCATTTCTGCAAAATTGGAGCGGGAAGCGATTTCACAAGCATCAACACAGCTCCTCGATGAGCTTAATTCAGAAGCAATTACCGAAATCAATAACCGACTGGCTGATCTGGAAATGTACCTTAACCATCAATAG
- a CDS encoding DUF4136 domain-containing protein, whose amino-acid sequence MKKANLCIALTLFLFTACFSSKDFVAEYDYDYRGNFKKYKTFAFMEDTGTDSIKHIPVINKTIVSRLNSQGFSQQIEKPDILIYYKLFINQIRYRGYIQPDFDNWLSVRGMEILKEEKLREEEEEEDEEEDEEDRKKGEDYENIKYYENEGMLIIYVIDYKKNKTIWQGYTAANFDVNSPSINLDLTRATYKVMNQFRLVTNNYGYY is encoded by the coding sequence ATGAAAAAAGCTAACTTATGCATCGCCCTGACGCTATTTCTATTTACGGCTTGCTTTTCATCCAAGGATTTTGTGGCCGAATACGACTATGACTATCGCGGTAACTTCAAGAAGTACAAGACTTTTGCATTTATGGAAGATACTGGGACTGATTCGATCAAACATATCCCTGTCATCAACAAAACCATCGTTTCACGGTTAAATTCACAAGGTTTTAGTCAGCAAATAGAAAAGCCTGATATTCTTATCTATTACAAACTCTTTATCAATCAGATCCGCTATAGAGGATACATCCAGCCAGATTTTGACAATTGGCTGTCTGTGAGAGGAATGGAAATATTGAAAGAAGAGAAACTGCGTGAAGAAGAGGAAGAGGAAGACGAAGAAGAGGATGAAGAAGACCGTAAAAAGGGCGAAGACTATGAAAACATAAAATACTATGAAAACGAAGGCATGCTGATCATCTATGTCATCGATTATAAAAAGAACAAAACCATCTGGCAAGGATATACAGCTGCTAATTTTGATGTAAATTCTCCCAGCATTAATCTTGACCTGACCCGGGCTACGTATAAAGTAATGAACCAGTTTAGACTAGTCACCAATAACTATGGTTATTATTAG